In Trichoderma asperellum chromosome 1, complete sequence, a single window of DNA contains:
- a CDS encoding uncharacterized protein (TransMembrane:1 (i62-81o)), producing MVGRLYGWFTYAGRSPQPQGGIKTKDRERGIDIHRRWPEISQLRLTYSMETITPVRRRKRSFAFASLILGLAFADICATLIGPGRQAMRDPEHRSRARHRQNLEPNAAI from the exons ATGGTCGGTCGTCTGTATGGCTG GTTTACGTATGCAGGCCGATCTCCTCAGCCCCAGGGAGggataaaaacaaaagacagaGAAAGAGGCATCGACATCCACCGCCGATGGCCCGAGATTTCGCAATTGCGGCTAACCTATTCAATGGAGACAATTACCCCCGTTCGTCGAAGGAAAAggtcttttgcttttgcttcccTCATACTCGGACTGGCCTTTGCGGACATCTGCGCGACGCTGATTGGGCCTGGCCGTCAAGCCATGCGGGACCCGGAGCATCGCTCTCGAGCACGTCATCGCCAGAATCTCGAGCCAAATGCCGCCATTTGA
- the MET3 gene encoding Sulfate adenylyltransferase: MANTPHGGVLKDLFARDLPRQAELLAQSETLPALVLSERHLCDLELILNGGFSPLEGFMTENDYNRVVKENRLENGLLFSMPITLDVDQAQIDELSIKPGAKITLRDFRDDRNLAILTVEDVYRPDKVQEAKLVFGSDDDTHPGIKHLFSVAKDFYVGGKLEAISRLEHYDFLDLRFTPAELRSHFNKLGWQKVVAFQTRNPMHRAHRELTVRAARSQQANVLIHPVVGLTKPGDIDHFTRVRVYRALLPRYPNGMAALALLPLAMRMGGPREALWHAVIRKNHGSTHFIVGRDHAGPGKNKNGKDHYGPYDAQILVQQHQEELGIKMVEFQEMIYIPDRDEYMPANEIPEGTRTMNISGTELRNRLRTGKEIPEWFSYPEVVKVLREQNPLPREKGFTVFLTGYQNSGKDQIARALQATLNQGGGRPVSMLLGETVRAELSSELGFSRQDRSLNIGRIAFVASELTKAGAAVIAAPIAPYEDARQHARELVEKSGPFFLVHVATPLEHCEKTDRKGVYERARAGEIKGFTGVDDPYETPQKADLTVDLTKQNVRSIVHEIILLLESRGLLDRL, translated from the exons ATGGCCAACACTCCCCACGGCGGCGTCCTCAAGGACCTCTTTGCCCGCGATCTGCCTCGCCAGGCCGAGCTGCTTGCGCAGTCCGAGACTCTCCCCGCGCTTGTGCTGTCCGAGCGCCATCTCTGCGACTTGGAGCTCATCCTCAATGGCGGCTTCTCGCCCCTAGAAG GTTTCATGACCGAAAATGATTACAACAGAGTCGTCAAGGAGAACCGTCTCGAGAATGGCTTGCTCTTCAGCATGCCCATCACCCTCGACGTCGACCAGGCACAGATTGATGAGCTCTCCATCAAGCCGGGCGCAAAGATTACGCTGCGCGACTTCAGAGATGACCGGAATCTGGCCATCCTGACCGTCGAGGATGTGTACAGACCTGACAA GGTTCAGGAGGCCAAGCTGGTCTTTGGCAGCGATGACGACACCCATCCCGGCATCAAGCACCTCTTCAGCGTCGCAAAGGACTTTTACGTCGGCGGAAAGCTCGAGGCCATCAGCCGCCTTGAGCACTATGACTTCCTCGACCTGCGAT TCACCCCTGCTGAGCTGCGATCCCACTTCAACAAGCTCGGCTGGCAAAAGGTGGTCGCCTTCCAGACCCGAAACCCCATGCACCGCGCTCACCGTGAGCTGACGGTCCGGGCCGCCCGCTCTCAGCAAGCCAACGTCCTCATCCACCCCGTCGTCGGCCTGACGAAGCCTGGTGACATCGACCACTTCACCCGAGTCCGCGTCTACCGCGCTCTGCTGCCCCGATACCCCAACGGCATGGCTGCCCTCgctctgctgcctctggcCATGCGAATGGGCGGCCCCCGTGAGGCTCTGTGGCACGCCGTCATCCGCAAGAACCACGGCTCCACGCACTTCATTGTTGGCCGTGACCACGCCGGCCCCggcaagaacaagaacgGCAAGGACCACTACGGCCCTTACGATGCGCAGATCCttgtgcagcagcaccaggaGGAGCTCGGCATCAAGATGGTCGAGTTCCAGGAGATGATTTACATCCCCGACCGCGACGAGTACATGCCTGCCAACGAGATCCCCGAGGGCACTCGCACCATGAACATCTCCGGCACAGAGCTGCGAAACCGCCTGAGAACCGGTAAGGAGATTCCCGAGTGGTTCTCCTACCCCGAAGTCGTCAAGGTGTTGCGAGAGCAGAACCCGCTGCCGCGTGAGAAGGGTTTCACCGTCTTCCTGACGGGCTACCAGAACAGCGGCAAGGACCAGATTGCGCGTGCTCTCCAGGCAACGCTGAACCAGGGTGGTGGCCGACCCGTGTCCATGCTACTGGGCGAGACGGTGCGTGCCGAGCTCTCATCCGAACTGGGCTTCAGCCGCCAGGACCGAAGCCTCAACATTGGCCGCATCGCCTTTGTTGCTTCGGAGCTGACCAAGGCCGGTGCTGCCGTCATCGCTGCCCCCATTGCGCCATATGAGGATGCTCGCCAGCACGCGCGAGAGCTTGTCGAGAAGTCTGGACCCTTTTTCCTGGTGCACGTTGCCACGCCGCTCGAGCACTGCGAGAAGACTGATCGCAAGGGCGTCTACGAGAGAGCTCGCGCCGGCGAGATCAAGGGCTTCACCGGTGTCGACGACCCCTATGAGACGCCCCAGAAGGCCGATCTGACTGTTGA